From a region of the uncultured Draconibacterium sp. genome:
- a CDS encoding M14 family metallopeptidase, whose amino-acid sequence MKNTFIMVKKLLYLCFSGMLIFMSSGLKAQSDTGFGKYHTNQEIQQILKEFSSGNAKLHTIAESPGGEPITVLEIGTNLDDVPAIFVGANFEGNVPLASEGALYLAQLLLDSTAYTEDVKWYIMAQPNPDAAADYFSELKTGKATNLFKVNNDGDEATDEDGPDDLNGDGLITQMRIKSIDGSYIVSEKDARLMKKADKTKGERGEYKILTEGIDNDTDGKYNEDGTGGINVGIAFPHLFPYENKEAGLFAGQTPEVYGILRFIFDRPEISMVYTLGTSNFCLVPPKGGRKGDANLERIKIPRRYVSMLNADASRTYTMDETIELFKAVVSEGTEVTPALVASYLSLGAALNPMKDDLVFYNKYAEDYKKYLKAKDFSTEMLDPIPAKDGSFELWAYYHLGVPSFSMQLFSVPKVKEEEKKDDDSDDSEDKKKKEEKSEKKDELSEKDKALLAYSDAELDGAGFVAWTKVDHPDFDEVEVGGYAPYLETTPKADKIESLLATQLPWLLKLSTELPEFAIADKKVTDMGGGIYKLELYVANNGALPYPISMGQRNGQPAPVILTLDGDMELLEGKLRTPVGAIGANQVKKYTWLLKASKNKSITAGIESAVFTDVVEQIKIGG is encoded by the coding sequence ATGAAAAACACATTTATTATGGTCAAAAAACTGCTTTACTTGTGCTTTTCCGGGATGCTTATATTTATGAGCTCCGGACTAAAAGCGCAGTCTGACACCGGGTTTGGGAAATACCACACCAACCAGGAGATTCAGCAAATTTTAAAAGAATTTTCTTCGGGAAATGCCAAATTACACACCATTGCCGAAAGTCCGGGAGGCGAACCAATTACCGTATTGGAAATTGGCACAAACCTCGACGATGTTCCCGCAATTTTTGTAGGTGCCAATTTTGAGGGTAATGTGCCGCTGGCATCGGAAGGTGCGTTATACCTGGCGCAACTACTGCTCGATTCCACAGCCTACACAGAAGATGTAAAATGGTATATCATGGCTCAGCCAAACCCTGATGCTGCTGCCGATTATTTCTCGGAATTAAAAACCGGAAAAGCCACTAACCTCTTCAAAGTAAATAACGATGGCGATGAAGCAACAGATGAAGATGGTCCGGACGATTTGAACGGCGACGGGCTGATCACTCAAATGCGCATTAAAAGCATTGATGGCAGTTATATCGTTTCGGAGAAAGACGCGCGACTGATGAAAAAAGCCGATAAAACAAAAGGCGAGCGCGGCGAATATAAGATACTGACGGAAGGAATTGACAACGACACCGACGGTAAATACAACGAAGATGGTACCGGTGGAATTAACGTAGGAATTGCCTTCCCGCACCTTTTCCCCTACGAAAATAAGGAGGCCGGTTTGTTTGCCGGTCAAACTCCTGAGGTGTATGGTATACTTCGTTTTATTTTCGACCGCCCAGAGATTTCAATGGTGTATACATTGGGAACATCAAACTTCTGTCTGGTTCCGCCAAAAGGAGGCCGTAAAGGTGATGCTAACCTTGAGCGAATTAAAATACCTCGTCGCTATGTCAGCATGCTTAATGCCGATGCCAGTAGAACATATACGATGGATGAAACAATCGAATTGTTTAAAGCAGTTGTTTCGGAAGGCACAGAAGTAACTCCTGCACTGGTTGCTAGTTATCTTAGTCTGGGAGCGGCTCTGAATCCTATGAAAGACGACCTGGTTTTCTATAATAAATATGCTGAAGACTATAAAAAGTACCTGAAAGCAAAAGACTTCAGCACCGAAATGCTCGACCCAATTCCGGCAAAAGATGGTTCGTTTGAATTATGGGCCTATTATCACCTTGGAGTGCCATCGTTTAGTATGCAACTATTCTCGGTTCCGAAAGTAAAAGAAGAAGAGAAAAAAGATGATGATAGCGATGACTCTGAGGACAAGAAAAAGAAAGAAGAAAAGTCGGAGAAAAAAGATGAGCTGAGCGAAAAAGACAAAGCACTGCTGGCCTATTCTGATGCAGAACTGGACGGAGCAGGATTTGTTGCCTGGACAAAAGTGGATCATCCCGATTTTGATGAAGTAGAAGTAGGCGGTTATGCGCCTTACCTGGAAACAACGCCGAAAGCAGACAAGATTGAGTCCTTACTGGCAACACAATTGCCCTGGTTGCTCAAATTGTCAACCGAACTTCCTGAGTTTGCAATTGCCGACAAAAAAGTGACCGACATGGGTGGAGGTATTTATAAACTGGAATTGTATGTAGCCAACAATGGTGCACTTCCCTACCCCATTTCTATGGGACAGCGAAATGGTCAGCCCGCTCCTGTAATTCTTACGCTCGATGGCGATATGGAATTACTGGAAGGAAAACTGCGCACACCTGTTGGTGCAATTGGTGCCAACCAGGTTAAAAAATACACCTGGCTGCTGAAGGCAAGTAAAAACAAAAGTATTACTGCCGGAATTGAGTCGGCCGTTTTTACCGATGTAGTTGAACAAATTAAAATTGGAGGTTAA
- a CDS encoding M14 family metallopeptidase, with protein MIRKIFSLLAIFSLAVTVFAANEPKIEVPLRFDRYYDYDDVVKALEVLHEAYPEMTKLESIGESEEGLKIYALTINNKKTGAEHDKPGVWVDGNIHGNEIQAGEVCLYYANMLLTKYGKNEQITKAVDSNVHYIIPVVNVDGRNHFFKDAHTPSSSRSIRVPKDDDGDGLFDEDAPDDLDGDGSICQMRIKDPNGNYKPDPEDPRIMVRVKPGEKGEYTILGSEGIDNDGDGRFNEDAEGYLDPNRNWGFHWQPPYVQRGAGNFPFSGVGIKAVDEFAAKHPNIIVNFSFHNSGGMWLRVPADDKTSIPSTDIAAYDVIGKEAIKITPGYVYMPSYELYPTYGDSDGQMFYVHGSYTFVGELFMREDETYKEKSDKPSTSSSRTERNREQLKFNDNVVQGELYKEWKPYNHPVYGEIEIGGWVKMSSRLPHPFMLPDLVHRNASVVLLAANETPKVEMDVFEVKELDNNLKRIRVRLTNKNGLSTMTAQAVKDKLYTIDHLKVSGAKVIAGGKINDYRLDQVSYKEHKPEVQFFAIPGHSSAEYEFIVQGKGEVKLEYTSQKAGISSTSVTL; from the coding sequence ATGATACGCAAAATATTTTCTTTATTAGCAATATTCTCGTTGGCCGTAACCGTATTTGCCGCCAATGAACCGAAGATTGAAGTACCACTACGTTTCGACCGTTATTACGATTACGATGATGTGGTAAAAGCGCTGGAAGTACTTCATGAGGCTTATCCGGAAATGACTAAACTGGAATCGATTGGAGAAAGCGAAGAAGGATTAAAGATCTACGCGCTTACCATCAACAATAAAAAAACCGGTGCAGAACACGACAAACCGGGAGTTTGGGTTGACGGAAACATTCACGGTAACGAGATTCAGGCCGGTGAAGTATGCCTATACTACGCCAATATGCTGCTTACAAAATATGGCAAAAACGAGCAGATTACAAAAGCTGTCGACAGCAATGTTCATTACATTATTCCGGTGGTGAATGTAGATGGCCGCAATCACTTTTTTAAAGATGCACATACGCCAAGCTCGAGCAGAAGTATACGTGTACCGAAAGATGATGACGGCGATGGTTTATTCGACGAAGATGCCCCGGATGATCTGGATGGCGACGGCAGCATTTGCCAGATGCGTATAAAAGATCCTAACGGAAATTATAAACCCGATCCGGAAGATCCACGAATTATGGTTCGTGTAAAACCCGGGGAGAAAGGTGAATACACCATCCTCGGCTCGGAAGGAATTGATAACGATGGCGACGGAAGATTTAACGAAGATGCTGAAGGATATCTCGATCCGAACCGTAACTGGGGTTTTCACTGGCAGCCGCCTTACGTTCAGCGAGGAGCCGGAAACTTTCCGTTTTCAGGTGTTGGCATTAAAGCTGTTGATGAATTTGCAGCCAAACACCCCAACATCATTGTAAACTTTTCATTCCACAACTCAGGCGGTATGTGGCTACGTGTTCCTGCTGATGACAAGACATCTATTCCGTCAACGGATATTGCTGCTTATGATGTAATTGGTAAAGAAGCGATAAAAATTACTCCGGGTTATGTTTATATGCCATCGTACGAGCTTTATCCAACATATGGCGACTCGGACGGACAGATGTTCTATGTGCATGGCTCGTATACTTTTGTTGGCGAATTGTTTATGCGCGAGGATGAGACTTATAAAGAAAAAAGCGACAAACCTTCTACAAGCAGCAGTCGTACGGAACGTAATCGCGAACAGTTGAAGTTTAACGACAACGTGGTTCAGGGCGAATTATATAAAGAGTGGAAACCTTACAACCATCCCGTTTACGGCGAAATTGAAATTGGTGGCTGGGTGAAAATGAGCTCACGTTTACCACATCCGTTTATGTTGCCCGATTTGGTGCACCGCAATGCTTCAGTGGTTTTGCTGGCAGCCAACGAAACACCAAAAGTGGAAATGGATGTTTTTGAGGTAAAAGAGCTGGACAATAACCTGAAACGAATTCGGGTTCGCTTAACAAACAAGAACGGTTTATCGACCATGACGGCCCAGGCTGTAAAAGATAAGTTGTATACCATCGACCACCTGAAAGTTTCGGGAGCCAAAGTTATTGCCGGTGGAAAAATTAACGATTACCGCCTCGACCAGGTAAGTTATAAAGAACATAAACCTGAAGTTCAGTTCTTTGCCATTCCGGGACACAGTAGTGCAGAATATGAATTTATTGTTCAAGGC